In Herbinix luporum, a single window of DNA contains:
- a CDS encoding V-type ATP synthase subunit I — MALLQMQRIYIYALKKDRKKILELLQRRGVIEIRSMLKEDSIFHKTDVQEAKEGFEKNIALVNNALEMLNSYVKEDNSLLSVLYGKKEIPVEVYDSFAEQYESVIGIANRIISLSKEIVECRSEILKLQAQIEILKPWVNLDIPLNFKGTKYTAGFIGSLPRAWTLEELYEKLAQYMPLEIEIISSTKVQTCLFVLCSNSKKDKVFEALREIDFTLPSLSIDKSPKEQLQTLELELKKLQDQVDMALEEITSYDKERDNLHFLLDYETIRLEKYEVIGKLLQSKNVFIITGFIPEKDSHNVTEELKSKFDLMVEVEQPKKKDDVPVLYKNNGFSEPLEGTVNSFSPPGKGEMDPTMAMSLFYYILFGLMLSDAGYGFIIAAGCAFVLYKFRNTLERPMKNTLKMYLYCGVATVFWGVMFGSYFGDIFDVVGSTFFGVTDIPVIAPLWFFPVEKPMLMLTFSMAIGIVHLLTGLAMKGYQMAKHKDYKGIIYDVVFWYVLLISCVILLLSMEMVTNILGISVSLPYRVIDIAKILAIISAVGIVLTNGRESKHPFKRFLKGLYALYGISGYLSDVLSYSRLLALGLATGVIGSVINKMAAMTAGGFFGPILFTIIVIIGHALNIGINALGAYVHTNRLQYVEFFGKFYEGGGKIFKPFGINTKYYKIKESRKYGSIK; from the coding sequence ATGGCTTTGCTGCAGATGCAGCGTATTTATATTTATGCTTTAAAAAAAGATAGAAAAAAGATACTTGAACTTCTACAGCGCCGTGGAGTTATAGAAATAAGGAGTATGTTAAAAGAAGATAGTATCTTTCATAAAACCGATGTCCAAGAAGCAAAGGAGGGCTTTGAAAAAAATATAGCTTTGGTTAATAATGCCCTAGAGATGCTTAATAGCTATGTTAAAGAGGATAACTCCTTGCTTAGTGTATTATATGGCAAGAAGGAAATACCTGTAGAAGTCTATGACTCATTTGCAGAGCAATACGAATCTGTAATTGGGATAGCAAATCGCATTATCAGCTTATCCAAAGAAATTGTAGAATGTAGGTCAGAAATATTAAAATTACAGGCTCAGATTGAAATCCTTAAACCATGGGTTAATCTAGATATACCCTTAAACTTTAAGGGGACAAAATATACAGCAGGCTTTATAGGAAGTTTGCCTAGAGCTTGGACATTGGAAGAGCTATATGAAAAGCTGGCACAGTATATGCCTCTAGAGATTGAAATAATAAGCTCTACCAAGGTACAAACCTGTCTATTTGTCCTTTGTTCCAATAGCAAGAAGGATAAGGTTTTTGAGGCTTTAAGGGAAATAGACTTTACCCTTCCTTCCTTATCTATAGATAAGTCTCCAAAAGAGCAGCTTCAAACTCTTGAACTGGAACTAAAAAAACTTCAAGATCAGGTTGATATGGCCTTAGAGGAGATAACATCCTATGATAAAGAGAGGGATAATTTACATTTCTTATTGGACTATGAAACTATTAGATTGGAAAAGTATGAAGTTATTGGAAAGCTTCTTCAATCTAAAAATGTATTTATTATTACAGGATTTATTCCGGAAAAAGACAGCCATAACGTAACAGAAGAATTAAAATCAAAATTTGACCTAATGGTGGAAGTAGAGCAGCCTAAAAAGAAAGATGATGTTCCGGTGCTTTATAAAAACAATGGTTTTAGTGAACCTTTAGAGGGAACGGTTAATTCCTTTAGCCCACCGGGTAAGGGGGAGATGGATCCTACTATGGCCATGTCCTTATTCTATTATATATTATTTGGATTAATGCTTTCTGATGCAGGTTATGGATTTATAATAGCTGCAGGATGTGCATTTGTCCTTTATAAATTTAGGAACACCCTAGAACGGCCCATGAAAAACACCTTAAAAATGTATTTGTATTGTGGTGTCGCCACTGTCTTTTGGGGAGTTATGTTTGGCAGCTATTTTGGGGATATATTTGATGTGGTAGGAAGCACCTTTTTTGGTGTAACTGATATTCCGGTAATTGCTCCATTATGGTTCTTTCCGGTAGAAAAACCTATGTTAATGCTGACATTTTCCATGGCAATAGGGATAGTTCATCTGTTAACAGGCCTTGCCATGAAGGGATACCAAATGGCAAAACATAAGGATTATAAGGGAATAATTTATGATGTGGTATTTTGGTATGTACTTCTTATAAGTTGTGTGATTTTACTCCTATCCATGGAGATGGTTACAAATATATTAGGAATTTCTGTATCATTACCTTATAGGGTAATAGATATAGCTAAAATTCTGGCAATTATATCAGCTGTAGGAATAGTACTTACCAACGGTAGAGAATCAAAACATCCCTTTAAACGTTTCTTAAAAGGTTTATATGCATTATATGGCATATCAGGTTACCTTAGTGACGTACTATCTTATTCTAGATTACTGGCTTTAGGCCTTGCAACCGGTGTTATCGGCTCTGTAATTAATAAGATGGCAGCCATGACAGCAGGTGGCTTTTTTGGTCCTATTTTATTTACAATAATAGTTATAATAGGACATGCCTTAAATATAGGTATAAATGCCCTTGGGGCATATGTTCATACTAACCGTCTTCAATACGTAGAGTTCTTTGGAAAATTCTACGAAGGTGGCGGTAAAATATTTAAACCTTTCGGAATTAATACAAAATATTATAAAATTAAGGAGAGTAGAAAATATGGAAGTATTAAATAG
- a CDS encoding V-type ATP synthase subunit K: MEVLNSYGIVLALIGAVLSALIPGMASAKGVSMGGIAGAGVITEDPSQFGKVLILQLLPGTQGIYGLLIAFITLSQIGVLGGSSDISFVKGVLYLAACMPIIIVGYASCIRQTKASIASIGVVAKRPDQFGKAMIFPAMVETYAILALLISMLAVNGVSGLNI, translated from the coding sequence ATGGAAGTATTAAATAGTTATGGTATTGTATTAGCTTTAATTGGAGCAGTATTATCAGCCCTTATTCCGGGAATGGCCTCAGCAAAGGGTGTCAGCATGGGCGGTATTGCCGGTGCCGGAGTTATTACCGAAGATCCTTCACAATTTGGTAAGGTACTTATTCTTCAGCTTCTTCCCGGAACTCAGGGTATCTATGGACTTTTGATTGCCTTTATTACCTTATCTCAAATTGGTGTTCTAGGTGGAAGCAGTGATATTTCCTTTGTAAAAGGTGTTCTTTATTTGGCAGCATGTATGCCTATAATAATAGTAGGTTATGCATCATGTATCCGACAGACAAAAGCTTCTATTGCCAGCATTGGGGTTGTAGCTAAAAGACCTGATCAGTTTGGTAAAGCCATGATTTTCCCGGCAATGGTTGAGACATATGCTATTTTAGCACTTCTTATTTCTATGTTGGCAGTAAACGGTGTTAGTGGATTAAACATATAA
- a CDS encoding V-type ATP synthase subunit E, with protein MTGLEKIIEVIEADSKANIEKIMAEANEETEKILSLARKEAKEKCAEISAKTENQVKIILNRAQSGANLIKRQMILEAKLKMINEIIDKAKSKLSSLSNTDYFNTILQIIKKHAHPQEGIIMFSEYDLKRIPNDFEKNLENTLKDIKNAALTISKEAAPIDGGFILVYGDIEENCSFKALFNNAKEELQDKVNAFLFQ; from the coding sequence ATGACTGGATTAGAAAAAATTATTGAGGTAATAGAAGCGGATTCTAAGGCAAACATAGAGAAGATAATGGCTGAAGCTAATGAAGAAACAGAAAAGATTTTGTCTTTAGCTAGAAAAGAGGCCAAAGAAAAGTGTGCTGAAATTTCCGCAAAAACCGAGAACCAAGTTAAAATTATTTTAAACCGTGCCCAGTCAGGAGCAAATCTTATAAAAAGACAAATGATTTTGGAAGCAAAGCTTAAGATGATTAATGAAATCATTGATAAAGCTAAAAGCAAACTGTCCAGTCTTTCAAATACAGATTATTTTAATACAATCCTTCAAATTATTAAAAAGCATGCCCATCCGCAAGAAGGTATAATAATGTTTTCCGAGTACGACTTAAAAAGAATACCCAATGATTTTGAAAAAAACTTGGAAAATACTCTAAAAGATATTAAGAATGCAGCCTTGACAATATCAAAGGAAGCTGCCCCCATTGATGGCGGCTTTATACTTGTATACGGAGATATAGAAGAGAATTGCTCCTTTAAGGCATTATTTAACAATGCTAAAGAAGAGCTGCAGGATAAGGTTAATGCATTTTTGTTCCAATAA
- a CDS encoding V-type ATPase subunit has translation MTDKLYIYAVARIRSKELLLFTKSDIEQLMSCKTEKECLGFLADKGWGKDGVETSEELLAAEREKTWDLLKELVQDISVFNTFLYGNDYHNLKAAIKQVYKNIELPNLYLSNCTIDPELIKKAVSEQDFSLLPEHMQDVAKNAYEIQFHTGDSQLCDIVIDKAALDTIYAHGKASKSELLSQYVELKVAAADINIAIRSVKTGKDKDFLEKALAKCESLDIEKLITSATKGIEAIYEYLNSTVYSDAVLAIKESSQAFERWCDNRIIELIRPQKYNPFTLSPLVAYLLARENEIKTVRILLSGKRNDIADNVIRERLREMYV, from the coding sequence ATGACTGATAAGCTTTATATATATGCAGTGGCACGGATTCGTTCAAAGGAGTTATTATTATTTACTAAGTCAGATATAGAGCAACTTATGAGTTGTAAAACTGAAAAAGAATGCTTGGGTTTTTTAGCTGATAAAGGTTGGGGAAAGGATGGAGTAGAAACTTCCGAGGAACTTTTAGCTGCAGAAAGAGAAAAAACCTGGGATTTATTAAAAGAGCTGGTCCAGGATATATCTGTTTTTAACACATTTCTTTACGGAAATGACTATCATAATTTAAAAGCTGCTATAAAGCAGGTATATAAAAATATTGAGCTTCCGAATTTATATCTGTCAAATTGTACCATAGATCCTGAATTGATAAAAAAGGCAGTCAGTGAACAAGATTTTTCACTCCTTCCGGAACATATGCAGGATGTGGCCAAAAATGCTTATGAGATTCAGTTTCATACCGGAGACAGTCAGCTTTGTGATATAGTTATAGATAAGGCTGCCCTTGATACTATTTATGCCCATGGAAAGGCCTCTAAAAGTGAACTTCTTAGCCAATACGTGGAGCTAAAAGTGGCAGCAGCCGATATAAATATAGCTATACGAAGTGTTAAGACAGGCAAAGATAAAGATTTTTTAGAAAAGGCTTTGGCAAAGTGTGAAAGTCTTGATATAGAAAAACTTATCACTAGTGCCACAAAGGGTATAGAGGCAATATATGAATATTTGAACAGTACAGTTTATTCGGATGCTGTATTAGCAATAAAAGAATCTTCTCAGGCTTTTGAACGTTGGTGTGATAATCGAATTATTGAACTTATAAGGCCACAAAAATACAATCCCTTTACCTTATCTCCTCTTGTTGCATATTTACTTGCGAGGGAAAATGAGATTAAGACAGTTCGTATTTTGCTATCGGGAAAGAGAAATGATATAGCGGATAATGTAATCCGAGAAAGATTGAGGGAAATGTATGTATAA
- a CDS encoding V-type ATP synthase subunit F, with translation MYKVAVMGDRDSIYGFAAIGLDTFPVKEPQEAAKLIKELIEEKYAVIYITESLQSVLEPEIDKYVTEKLPAIIPIPGVSGNTGKGMRNVKKSVERAVGSDIIFNNE, from the coding sequence ATGTATAAGGTAGCTGTAATGGGTGATCGTGACAGTATATATGGCTTTGCTGCTATCGGCTTAGATACCTTCCCGGTAAAAGAGCCCCAAGAAGCGGCAAAACTTATAAAGGAACTGATTGAAGAAAAATATGCAGTAATATATATTACGGAAAGTCTTCAGTCTGTTCTAGAGCCGGAGATTGATAAATATGTTACTGAAAAATTACCGGCAATTATACCTATTCCCGGAGTATCCGGTAATACGGGAAAAGGTATGCGAAATGTTAAGAAATCTGTAGAGAGGGCCGTAGGCTCGGATATTATATTTAACAATGAATAG
- a CDS encoding V-type ATP synthase subunit A: protein MSIGTIKKVAGPLVIAEGMRNANMFDVVRVSKQRLIGEIIEIHGDQASIQVYEETSGLGPGEPVESTGSPLSVELGPGLIGSIFDGIQRPLVDIMEATGTNLKRGVEIPSLNREKKWHFVPTVSVGAQVQAGDIIGTVKETEIVIQKIMVPYGLKGKITSIKEGDFTVLDTVAVLEKEDKTTENITLMQKWPVRRGRPYNQKLSPDQPLITGQRVIDTLFPIAKGGVAAIPGPFGSGKTVVQHQLAKWADADIVVYIGCGERGNEMTDVLNEFPQLKDPKTGNSLMERTVLIANTSDMPVAAREASIYVGITIAEYFRDMGYSVALMADSTSRWAEALREMSGRLEEMPGEEGYPAYLASRLAQFYERAGRVISLGRDGREGALSVIGAVSPPGGDISEPVSQATLRIVKVFWGLDSNLAYRRHFPAINWLTSYSLYDMGKWFNSNINDRWTLLKSRIMKLLNDEAELDEIVKLVGMDALSASDRLKLEAARSIREDYLHQDAFHEDDTYTSLEKQYLMMELILKFYDSSLEYLDKVSIDDLTKLPVRERIGRFKYVAKDKINKEYEEVLLQLSREIKELVQKEGA, encoded by the coding sequence ATGAGCATAGGCACCATAAAGAAAGTAGCCGGTCCCTTGGTTATTGCAGAAGGAATGCGCAATGCCAATATGTTCGACGTGGTTCGAGTAAGTAAGCAGCGTCTAATCGGTGAAATTATAGAAATCCATGGGGATCAAGCTTCTATCCAAGTATATGAAGAAACTTCAGGACTTGGACCGGGAGAACCTGTGGAATCAACCGGTTCCCCCCTTAGTGTAGAATTAGGACCGGGACTGATAGGAAGCATATTTGATGGTATTCAACGTCCCCTAGTAGACATTATGGAGGCAACCGGTACAAATCTTAAACGTGGTGTTGAGATTCCATCCCTAAATAGAGAAAAAAAATGGCATTTTGTACCCACCGTATCCGTAGGTGCACAGGTACAAGCAGGAGATATTATAGGAACAGTAAAAGAAACCGAGATAGTAATTCAAAAAATCATGGTTCCTTACGGACTTAAGGGTAAAATCACATCTATAAAAGAAGGAGATTTTACCGTTCTTGATACTGTTGCGGTATTAGAAAAAGAAGATAAGACCACAGAAAATATTACTTTAATGCAAAAATGGCCGGTTCGTAGAGGCAGACCTTACAATCAAAAATTATCACCGGATCAACCTCTTATAACCGGACAAAGAGTAATTGACACACTATTTCCTATAGCTAAAGGTGGAGTTGCAGCGATTCCGGGACCATTTGGAAGCGGTAAGACCGTAGTTCAGCATCAGCTGGCAAAATGGGCCGATGCAGATATTGTGGTATATATAGGCTGTGGAGAGCGTGGAAATGAAATGACAGACGTTCTTAATGAATTTCCTCAGCTAAAAGATCCCAAGACAGGTAATTCTTTGATGGAGCGAACAGTACTTATTGCTAACACCTCAGATATGCCGGTTGCTGCCCGTGAGGCTTCCATTTATGTCGGCATTACCATAGCAGAGTACTTCCGTGATATGGGTTATTCCGTAGCCTTAATGGCGGATTCCACATCCCGTTGGGCTGAGGCTCTTCGTGAGATGTCAGGCCGTCTTGAAGAAATGCCCGGAGAGGAAGGATATCCTGCATATTTAGCCAGCCGTTTAGCACAGTTTTATGAAAGGGCCGGAAGAGTAATTTCTTTAGGAAGGGACGGCAGAGAGGGAGCCTTATCTGTTATCGGGGCAGTATCACCCCCCGGAGGTGACATATCAGAACCGGTATCCCAAGCTACCCTTCGTATAGTAAAAGTCTTTTGGGGCCTTGATTCTAATTTGGCTTATAGAAGGCATTTTCCGGCTATAAACTGGCTGACTAGTTATTCCTTATATGATATGGGTAAGTGGTTTAATTCCAATATAAACGATAGATGGACTCTGCTTAAGAGTCGTATTATGAAATTACTAAATGATGAAGCAGAACTTGATGAAATTGTAAAGCTGGTAGGTATGGATGCCCTGTCAGCCTCTGATCGTTTAAAATTAGAAGCGGCAAGATCTATACGTGAGGACTACCTCCATCAAGATGCTTTCCATGAAGATGATACCTATACAAGTCTTGAAAAGCAATATCTTATGATGGAGCTTATCCTTAAGTTTTATGACAGTAGTTTGGAATATTTAGATAAAGTATCTATTGATGATTTGACAAAATTACCTGTTAGGGAAAGAATAGGCCGCTTTAAGTATGTAGCTAAAGATAAGATTAATAAAGAATATGAAGAAGTTCTCCTGCAATTAAGCCGTGAGATTAAAGAACTTGTACAGAAGGAGGGAGCCTAA
- a CDS encoding V-type ATP synthase subunit B: MPKEYRTIQEVAGPLLLVRGVEGVTFDELAEIELENGEKRRCRVLEIDGDNALLQLFEHSTGINLSSSKVRFLGRSMELGVSEDMLSRVFDGLGRPIDGGPEILPEKRMDINGLPMNPAARNYPQEFIQTGISAIDGLNTLVRGQKLPIFSASGLPHAQLAAQIARQAKVRGTKEPFAVVFAAMGITFEEANFFTESFRETGAIDRTVMFINLANDPAIERISTPRMALTAAEYLAFDKDMHVLVILTDITNYADSLREVSAARKEVPGRRGYPGYMYTDLASLYERAGRKKGKAGSITMIPILTMPEDDKTHPIPDLTGYITEGQIILSRELYRQSIEPPIDVLPSLSRLKDKGIGEGKTRKDHANTMNQIFAAYARGKEAKELMVVLGEAALTDIDKLYAQFADAFEREYVSQGYNCNRDIEETLNLGWKLLAILPRAELKRIKDDLLDEYYGKF; encoded by the coding sequence ATGCCAAAAGAATATAGAACAATTCAAGAGGTGGCAGGTCCTCTTTTGTTGGTTCGTGGTGTAGAAGGAGTAACCTTTGATGAACTTGCTGAGATTGAGCTTGAAAACGGTGAAAAACGCCGTTGCAGAGTTTTGGAAATTGACGGTGATAATGCACTGTTACAATTATTTGAACACTCTACAGGTATAAATTTATCCAGCAGTAAAGTTCGCTTTTTGGGACGCAGTATGGAGCTGGGTGTATCTGAAGATATGTTAAGCCGAGTATTTGACGGTTTAGGACGTCCAATTGATGGGGGCCCGGAGATTTTACCGGAAAAAAGGATGGATATTAATGGTTTACCTATGAATCCCGCCGCCAGAAACTATCCCCAGGAATTTATTCAAACAGGAATTTCTGCTATTGACGGATTAAATACCCTGGTTCGGGGTCAAAAACTTCCTATATTTTCAGCCAGTGGACTTCCCCATGCACAATTAGCTGCACAAATAGCCCGTCAAGCCAAGGTTAGGGGGACAAAGGAGCCTTTTGCCGTTGTATTTGCCGCTATGGGTATTACTTTTGAAGAAGCTAATTTCTTTACGGAGTCTTTCCGTGAAACAGGGGCTATTGATAGGACAGTAATGTTTATAAATCTGGCCAATGATCCGGCTATAGAACGAATATCCACTCCTCGTATGGCCTTAACAGCCGCTGAGTATCTGGCGTTTGATAAAGATATGCATGTTCTTGTAATCCTTACTGATATTACTAACTATGCGGATTCACTTAGAGAAGTTTCCGCAGCCAGAAAGGAAGTTCCTGGACGGCGAGGATACCCCGGTTACATGTATACGGACCTGGCTTCATTATATGAAAGAGCCGGAAGAAAAAAGGGCAAGGCAGGTAGTATTACTATGATTCCAATACTGACCATGCCGGAGGATGATAAAACTCATCCTATACCTGACCTTACAGGATATATTACTGAAGGCCAGATTATCCTAAGTCGTGAGTTATATAGGCAATCCATAGAGCCTCCCATTGATGTACTTCCTTCTTTGTCCCGTCTAAAAGATAAGGGAATCGGTGAAGGTAAAACCAGAAAAGATCATGCCAATACCATGAATCAGATTTTTGCAGCATATGCAAGAGGTAAAGAGGCAAAAGAGTTGATGGTGGTTCTTGGTGAAGCAGCCTTAACAGATATAGATAAATTATATGCACAGTTTGCCGATGCATTTGAAAGAGAGTATGTTTCCCAAGGATATAATTGCAACCGTGATATTGAGGAAACATTAAATCTTGGCTGGAAACTTCTTGCTATCCTTCCAAGAGCTGAGCTTAAGAGAATTAAGGACGATTTATTGGACGAATACTATGGTAAGTTTTAG
- a CDS encoding V-type ATP synthase subunit D: MANIHVNPTRMELTKLKKKLATATRGHKLLKDKRDELMRQFLELVKENKALREKVEAGIHAANKKFLLARSVMDDEILNVSLMAPRQEVYLECHTKNVMSVDILQFDYKTKSPDEHDIYPYGYAFTSSDLDEAVKSLQDILPDMLKLAEVEKSCQLMAAEIEKTRRRVNALEHVMIPEMQEKIKYIVMKLDENERSTQVRLMKVKDMMLEQAHRYREKYYN; this comes from the coding sequence ATGGCTAATATACATGTAAATCCTACCCGCATGGAACTGACCAAGTTAAAGAAGAAATTGGCTACAGCTACCAGGGGACATAAGCTACTTAAGGATAAAAGGGACGAGCTTATGAGGCAGTTTCTAGAGCTGGTTAAGGAAAATAAAGCCTTAAGGGAGAAGGTTGAAGCGGGCATTCATGCTGCCAATAAAAAATTTCTATTGGCCAGATCTGTTATGGATGATGAAATATTAAATGTTTCCTTAATGGCACCTAGGCAGGAAGTTTATCTAGAATGCCATACAAAAAATGTTATGAGTGTGGATATATTGCAATTTGATTATAAAACCAAGTCTCCCGATGAACATGATATATATCCATATGGCTATGCATTTACATCCAGTGATTTAGATGAGGCAGTAAAGAGCCTACAAGATATTTTACCTGATATGTTAAAGCTTGCAGAAGTTGAAAAATCCTGTCAATTGATGGCTGCAGAAATTGAGAAAACCCGCCGAAGAGTTAATGCTCTTGAACATGTAATGATTCCTGAAATGCAAGAAAAGATAAAATATATTGTTATGAAATTAGATGAGAATGAGAGAAGCACACAAGTTCGACTTATGAAAGTTAAGGATATGATGTTAGAGCAGGCCCATCGATATAGGGAAAAATATTATAACTAA
- the rbr gene encoding rubrerythrin: MAVDFKSSQTKDNLMRAFAGESMARNRYTFAASQAKKQGHHVIEAIFRFTADQEKEHAEIFYNHMKKMAGENIHVDGSYPVDITDDLVELLRMAQHNEYEEYDPVYKKFGDIAKEEGFSDIASSFHMISKIEKTHGDRFAKFAQLLEENQLYKADEEIGWMCLNCGHIHWGKEAPKICPVCDHNRGFFIRLEMAPYS, from the coding sequence ATGGCAGTGGACTTTAAGAGCAGTCAGACTAAGGATAATCTGATGAGAGCTTTTGCAGGAGAAAGTATGGCAAGAAATCGCTATACCTTTGCAGCTTCACAGGCAAAAAAGCAAGGCCATCATGTTATTGAAGCAATTTTTAGGTTTACAGCAGATCAGGAAAAGGAGCATGCAGAGATTTTTTATAATCATATGAAGAAGATGGCAGGAGAAAATATTCATGTTGATGGTTCATATCCGGTAGATATTACCGATGATTTAGTAGAGCTACTTCGTATGGCTCAGCATAACGAATATGAAGAATATGATCCTGTATATAAGAAATTTGGAGATATTGCTAAAGAAGAAGGATTTTCTGATATTGCTTCATCTTTTCATATGATATCAAAGATTGAGAAAACTCACGGTGATAGATTTGCAAAATTTGCTCAGTTACTAGAGGAGAATCAGCTTTATAAAGCTGATGAGGAAATAGGATGGATGTGTTTAAACTGCGGCCATATACATTGGGGAAAAGAAGCTCCTAAAATATGCCCAGTCTGTGACCATAATAGAGGATTCTTTATAAGGCTTGAAATGGCGCCATATAGTTAA
- a CDS encoding NAD(P)H-dependent flavin oxidoreductase, whose protein sequence is MNMKPLIIGDLKVRIPIIQGGMGVGISRWRLAGSVAKEGGIGIISTAQIGYDEPDFEKDPIKANLKAIKKHIDLARSIADGGIVGVNIMVATKQYESYIKAACMAGADVIISGAGLPIKLPDLVKGYNTKIAPIVSSLRAASIILKMWDKKYKRCADFIVVEGPRAGGHLGFTKEQLAGDLSDFDTSIKDIKNYIKVFEEKYQRKIPVIVAGGIYDRNDIKHALSLGADGVQISSRFVVTNECDASKEFKEAYINARKEDIVIIDSPVGMPGRAVLTPFVKKVAKGKLPVKKCFNCLERCNPNEIPYCITKALIEAVKGNIDEGLVFCGDNTHRLNKITTVKEIFEELVF, encoded by the coding sequence ATGAATATGAAACCATTAATCATAGGTGATTTGAAAGTAAGGATACCAATTATTCAAGGGGGAATGGGAGTAGGAATAAGCAGATGGAGATTAGCCGGTTCTGTGGCAAAAGAAGGGGGAATAGGTATTATATCAACGGCTCAGATAGGATACGATGAGCCTGATTTTGAAAAGGATCCCATTAAAGCAAATTTAAAAGCTATAAAAAAGCATATTGACTTAGCCAGAAGCATAGCTGATGGGGGAATAGTAGGTGTTAATATTATGGTTGCTACCAAACAGTATGAAAGCTATATTAAAGCGGCCTGCATGGCAGGAGCGGATGTTATTATATCCGGAGCCGGGCTTCCCATAAAACTTCCGGACTTGGTTAAGGGTTATAATACTAAAATTGCCCCTATTGTATCCAGCTTAAGGGCAGCTTCCATTATATTAAAGATGTGGGATAAAAAGTATAAAAGATGCGCCGATTTTATTGTTGTAGAAGGACCTAGGGCCGGAGGTCATCTGGGATTTACTAAGGAGCAACTAGCCGGTGATCTTTCCGATTTTGATACAAGTATCAAAGATATAAAAAATTATATTAAGGTATTTGAGGAGAAATATCAGAGAAAAATACCTGTAATTGTGGCTGGGGGTATATATGATCGGAATGATATTAAGCATGCCCTTTCCCTAGGTGCCGACGGAGTACAGATTTCTTCCAGATTTGTGGTAACAAATGAATGTGATGCCAGTAAAGAATTTAAAGAGGCCTATATTAATGCAAGAAAGGAAGATATTGTTATAATTGACAGTCCTGTTGGAATGCCCGGTAGAGCAGTTTTGACCCCCTTTGTAAAAAAAGTTGCAAAGGGTAAGCTTCCTGTAAAAAAATGCTTCAATTGTCTGGAACGCTGTAATCCTAATGAAATACCATATTGTATTACAAAGGCATTAATAGAGGCTGTAAAAGGCAATATTGACGAAGGTTTAGTTTTTTGCGGAGATAATACCCACAGGCTTAATAAAATAACTACGGTTAAGGAAATATTTGAAGAATTAGTATTTTAG